Proteins encoded together in one Terriglobus saanensis SP1PR4 window:
- a CDS encoding DUF6629 family protein, which yields MCFSATANFVGSGVLGAVGIVTLTKVKHRRELLFASLPTLFALHQFIEGFVWLGLDGVLSAKVAHNMGAAFVLYAQGLLPFLMPLSVMLFEQTRARRRVMMPFVVLGGLLTLYMLWGLTAYPLRVSVERNSIVYVNDATNMTWVAVLYIIATCGSLFFSRVLIMVAFGVENLIILLVVIAVKRYAGTSVWCGYAALASVIILVYFWKSAGNRPFKYIETI from the coding sequence ATGTGTTTTTCGGCGACGGCAAACTTTGTCGGCAGCGGTGTGCTTGGGGCCGTGGGAATCGTGACGCTGACAAAGGTCAAGCACAGGCGCGAACTGCTGTTTGCATCGCTGCCCACTCTTTTTGCATTGCATCAGTTCATCGAAGGTTTCGTATGGCTGGGACTTGACGGAGTGCTGTCGGCGAAGGTGGCCCATAATATGGGGGCGGCTTTTGTGCTATATGCCCAGGGCCTGTTGCCGTTCCTGATGCCACTGAGTGTCATGCTATTTGAGCAGACGCGAGCTCGACGACGGGTGATGATGCCATTTGTCGTGCTCGGAGGTCTGCTGACGCTTTACATGCTCTGGGGGCTAACGGCGTATCCGCTAAGAGTCTCGGTGGAGCGTAACAGTATCGTCTATGTAAACGACGCAACCAACATGACTTGGGTTGCGGTGCTCTACATTATCGCAACCTGCGGGTCGCTGTTCTTCTCTAGGGTTTTGATAATGGTGGCTTTTGGAGTGGAAAATTTAATCATCCTGCTGGTAGTCATCGCCGTAAAACGATACGCAGGCACATCGGTCTGGTGTGGATACGCCGCGCTGGCCAGCGTGATCATTCTCGTCTACTTCTGGAAAAGCGCGGGAAACCGACCGTTCAAATATATCGAGACTATTTGA
- a CDS encoding sigma 54-interacting transcriptional regulator, whose amino-acid sequence MAQKRGKSEAADGGTIFLDAIGQLPLALEPKVPRPVRTHLRADRHTASLHVDVTLPTTL is encoded by the coding sequence ATGGCACAAAAACGCGGGAAGTCTGAAGCCGCCGACGGAGGCACGATCTTCCTCGATGCGATCGGCCAATTACCACTGGCACTCGAACCCAAAGTCCCGCGTCCTGTAAGAACGCACCTTCGAGCGGATCGGCATACGGCTTCGCTTCATGTCGATGTCACGTTGCCCACAACCCTTTAA
- a CDS encoding DUF6294 family protein — translation MSFLSNKRSWLYSVALISLLLPFSVQCQPKPTPQAPVTATATPNPTDLNQCKAGVASACLTYSNALNSACGSAGSPAGQLFCARKASCYSDRSLGLSHGGGDRTPTIESCDAQGIGTDPFPGFVPAWQFHWGDDTNNGKPIRAGDCVLQSGVITIKNTGEIDYEGVTYTNHTSSGDIWHATFHFFDSDGVPLFNSATHDSPRMGDGNGGTVPRYKWNFQENFDKSLFKRIAKVTQTSQC, via the coding sequence ATGTCCTTCCTGAGCAACAAGCGCTCCTGGCTATATTCCGTAGCTTTGATTAGCCTTCTTCTCCCATTCAGCGTGCAGTGTCAGCCGAAACCAACGCCGCAAGCACCTGTAACGGCGACGGCCACTCCAAATCCGACAGATCTCAATCAGTGCAAGGCTGGCGTTGCTTCTGCTTGTCTGACTTATTCAAACGCGTTGAACAGTGCTTGCGGCTCGGCTGGAAGTCCTGCTGGTCAGTTGTTCTGTGCCAGAAAGGCTTCCTGTTATTCGGATCGGTCTTTAGGCTTGAGCCACGGTGGCGGCGACAGAACTCCTACGATAGAATCCTGCGACGCTCAGGGAATTGGGACTGACCCATTTCCTGGTTTTGTGCCGGCATGGCAATTTCATTGGGGTGACGATACCAATAATGGGAAGCCGATTCGGGCTGGAGACTGTGTCCTTCAGTCGGGGGTGATCACAATCAAGAATACCGGCGAGATCGACTATGAAGGTGTCACCTACACAAACCACACTTCGTCTGGTGATATCTGGCACGCCACGTTCCACTTCTTTGACTCCGATGGCGTCCCGCTTTTCAATAGCGCTACTCACGACAGTCCACGTATGGGTGACGGCAACGGGGGGACTGTTCCTCGCTACAAATGGAATTTTCAAGAAAACTTCGACAAGTCTTTGTTCAAGAGGATTGCAAAGGTTACACAAACTTCCCAATGCTGA
- a CDS encoding chromate transporter, producing MTPRVLVSYLTTFYTFLPCFLFVFAGAPFVEKTHEKPAIAMALNLITALVVAAMLDLTIFLAPGILFPQGRVGLWELDSLALEWTVISFVLLRVFKMNSGTTIVVSLLFGIARWYFSFQ from the coding sequence ATAACTCCTCGGGTCCTCGTTAGTTATCTGACTACGTTCTACACGTTTCTACCCTGTTTTCTGTTTGTTTTTGCTGGCGCACCATTTGTGGAGAAGACCCATGAGAAGCCGGCAATCGCAATGGCTTTGAATCTCATTACCGCGTTGGTCGTGGCGGCGATGCTGGATCTCACCATCTTTCTGGCCCCCGGAATACTCTTTCCGCAAGGCCGAGTCGGTCTTTGGGAGCTTGACTCGCTGGCGTTAGAGTGGACCGTAATCTCGTTCGTCTTGCTCCGTGTATTCAAGATGAATTCCGGGACGACGATTGTCGTGAGCCTGCTCTTTGGAATAGCTCGATGGTACTTTAGCTTTCAATAG
- a CDS encoding NHL repeat containing protein codes for MLSPKPGLQSGLFLLLTSLLMAPAIAHPAGPVFLGTNPVTVGKAPVPMGNIGSLGVDAVGNHYYADVVAGRVIEVAPSGTSTTIATGLSQPIITVDFLGDVFVADTGTGRVLKIAALPTRTTSVLASVTKVHALALDNGSNLFLLSGDQLVEIPVNGSPVPISTLPGASLLGMGPGADTNGHLYIVSAQSGGYSTELYTYSYSGGIGKFSGPLKNFLPNLAGAPLEGIFVDPQGDILTEANVAGHGKIVISSTSGYKQALVTASIPTVPMAEDAIGNLYYVNGPNLIKIQLGAVNFDSQYSRDGSGSVFPETEITLNFGRTPNVHWVISDEPTGGQFLEGDLSSGSGPLVDQSQLYFYFFPDPRTSGSTTGIVNITDLNNVTTLSIPLVATAIDGGYEAYYLPAPNLKAHPNFQPVTANSTTPAVVPTVLSRCSCGTFALDRETGVITRDGQQIVSGLLNVRGADVDGKGNLYVTQQGVTGVLRVAADGSSSRIATDIAYPNGSAMDGLGNLFVLDGDNIVRVAPDGSEVVFATPATNGGYAAPLSIAVDLFYNVYAGYATSPNATHGAILKFSAAGAHSLVPTDTKKPTGLAVYPCGALFFADAERGTLAVVPGNKLEKYIGFALTSPINLHCAEGGAISGEDAAIPGGQFTVSPITLLFQDVFNYDFGKVAVGGSRSITLSAVSVGANAGTRGPAGSATFYGTPDPNFTPNDTIFATALTEINLSFSPSAAGRYGPFEVQILDQNDGDAFVLNAIHLTGTGVSTHQQAALQ; via the coding sequence ATGCTCTCACCAAAGCCCGGGCTTCAGTCCGGATTGTTTCTCCTTCTCACGAGTCTTCTCATGGCACCGGCTATCGCGCACCCGGCTGGTCCGGTCTTTCTTGGAACAAACCCTGTAACTGTCGGCAAAGCACCCGTTCCCATGGGGAATATCGGCAGCCTAGGCGTCGATGCCGTTGGAAACCATTATTATGCCGATGTTGTCGCCGGTCGCGTGATCGAAGTCGCGCCATCCGGAACGAGTACGACGATCGCCACCGGCCTGAGCCAGCCAATCATCACGGTCGATTTCCTCGGTGACGTGTTTGTTGCGGATACCGGAACGGGCCGCGTTCTCAAGATAGCCGCATTGCCTACCCGCACGACGAGCGTATTGGCGTCGGTGACCAAAGTGCATGCGCTTGCACTGGACAATGGAAGCAATCTGTTCCTGCTCAGCGGAGATCAGCTCGTCGAAATCCCTGTGAACGGGAGCCCTGTGCCAATCAGCACCCTTCCCGGCGCAAGCCTGCTGGGCATGGGGCCGGGAGCCGACACGAACGGACACTTATACATCGTCAGTGCGCAAAGCGGGGGGTATTCGACGGAACTCTACACCTACAGCTATAGCGGCGGGATCGGTAAGTTTTCCGGTCCACTGAAGAATTTCCTTCCGAATCTGGCAGGCGCACCTCTTGAAGGCATCTTCGTGGACCCGCAGGGCGACATACTTACTGAAGCCAACGTCGCCGGGCATGGAAAGATCGTGATCAGCTCAACCAGTGGATACAAGCAAGCCCTTGTCACCGCCAGCATACCCACTGTGCCCATGGCTGAGGACGCCATCGGAAATCTTTACTACGTCAATGGCCCAAACCTGATTAAGATCCAGCTCGGCGCCGTGAACTTCGACTCCCAATATTCAAGGGACGGATCCGGATCCGTATTCCCTGAAACTGAAATAACGCTCAACTTCGGCCGTACACCCAACGTGCACTGGGTTATCTCGGATGAACCGACAGGTGGGCAGTTCCTGGAGGGAGATCTGTCCTCCGGCAGTGGTCCACTGGTCGACCAATCTCAGCTCTACTTCTACTTCTTCCCCGACCCTCGAACTTCGGGGTCCACCACGGGCATCGTCAACATTACGGATCTGAACAACGTAACAACGCTCAGCATCCCTCTGGTCGCGACTGCCATAGACGGAGGATATGAGGCCTATTACCTGCCGGCACCCAATCTGAAGGCGCACCCGAACTTTCAGCCCGTGACAGCAAATTCAACCACACCGGCCGTCGTACCGACAGTACTCTCGCGCTGCTCCTGTGGAACGTTCGCTCTCGATCGTGAGACGGGCGTCATCACGCGCGACGGACAGCAGATCGTATCTGGCCTCTTGAACGTCCGCGGAGCGGATGTGGACGGAAAGGGGAATCTCTATGTAACGCAACAGGGCGTCACGGGGGTTCTGCGCGTGGCTGCGGATGGCTCGTCTTCGCGCATTGCCACGGACATCGCCTATCCGAACGGCTCGGCAATGGATGGCCTGGGCAATCTCTTCGTGCTGGACGGAGACAACATTGTCAGGGTAGCTCCCGACGGCAGCGAAGTTGTGTTCGCTACTCCCGCCACCAATGGCGGCTATGCTGCGCCGCTCTCGATTGCTGTCGACCTGTTCTACAACGTCTATGCTGGCTATGCCACGAGCCCCAATGCCACCCATGGGGCCATCTTGAAGTTCTCTGCTGCAGGCGCGCACAGTCTGGTTCCGACCGATACGAAAAAGCCGACTGGCCTTGCCGTCTATCCTTGCGGCGCTCTCTTCTTTGCAGATGCGGAACGCGGGACGCTCGCAGTAGTTCCGGGCAATAAGCTGGAAAAGTATATCGGGTTTGCCCTCACCAGTCCGATCAATCTGCACTGCGCGGAGGGCGGCGCGATCAGCGGAGAAGACGCTGCAATTCCGGGCGGGCAATTCACCGTGTCTCCCATCACATTGCTCTTCCAGGACGTTTTCAACTATGACTTCGGCAAGGTCGCGGTAGGTGGCAGCCGCTCCATCACGTTAAGCGCCGTGTCCGTTGGAGCGAACGCCGGTACAAGAGGCCCGGCGGGAAGCGCGACTTTCTACGGCACCCCAGATCCTAACTTCACTCCCAACGACACTATCTTCGCTACAGCTCTGACCGAAATAAACCTGAGTTTTTCGCCCTCCGCGGCAGGTCGCTACGGACCTTTTGAGGTGCAAATTCTAGACCAGAACGACGGCGATGCTTTTGTCTTGAATGCCATCCATCTAACCGGAACGGGTGTAAGCACACACCAGCAGGCGGCGTTGCAATAA
- a CDS encoding TetR/AcrR family transcriptional regulator, producing MKKRSGSLPVQENKSRGRQRSLEAEASILKATLYLLERKSLREITTDAIARSAGVSKATIYKWWPNKSLVALDAYLGSMAERVVMPDTGSAFKDFTLQLQSVMSFYKSPSGRLFCQFIAEGQSDPAFLTLFRERFLYARRDAVRVMWQRGVMRGEIRKEVDSEIALDLIYGPMIFRLLAGHGSLNQHDSDAMVEAVFGGIQVSANNKYKTSKNLSNRTIAKNT from the coding sequence TTGAAAAAAAGATCGGGATCTTTGCCTGTACAGGAGAATAAGTCTCGCGGACGACAGAGAAGTCTTGAGGCAGAAGCATCCATCCTCAAAGCGACGCTCTACTTGTTGGAACGTAAATCGCTACGGGAAATTACGACGGATGCGATTGCACGTAGTGCTGGCGTCAGCAAGGCGACGATCTATAAGTGGTGGCCCAATAAAAGTTTAGTTGCCCTGGATGCCTATCTCGGCAGCATGGCAGAACGCGTCGTCATGCCTGATACGGGCTCCGCATTCAAGGATTTTACCCTTCAGTTACAGTCGGTTATGTCTTTTTACAAGTCGCCTTCTGGCCGGCTCTTCTGCCAGTTTATTGCGGAAGGCCAAAGCGATCCCGCATTTCTCACTTTATTTCGAGAACGTTTCCTTTATGCACGACGAGACGCTGTGCGTGTGATGTGGCAAAGAGGCGTAATGCGTGGAGAGATTCGAAAAGAGGTCGATTCCGAAATTGCTCTTGACCTCATATACGGCCCAATGATCTTTCGTTTGTTGGCAGGTCACGGATCTTTGAACCAGCATGATTCGGACGCCATGGTGGAGGCCGTATTCGGGGGCATTCAGGTGTCTGCAAATAATAAATATAAGACATCTAAAAACTTGTCGAATAGAACCATCGCGAAAAATACCTGA
- a CDS encoding efflux RND transporter permease subunit: MWIVRLALRRPYTFVVFSLLLFIVGPVAMLRTPVDIFPNINIPVVSVVWSYAGLSPGELSDRIVLPFERNLTTTVNDIEHTESQTLTGVSVTKIFFRPSVNISQAVAQVTAIAQTQLRQYPPGTTPPLVIQYSASSVPVLQLGLSGAGLSEQQLYDFGTNFIRTQLATVQGASMPFPYGGKQRQVQVDINTAKLQAYGLSPSDVVNAVNAQNIILPAGDVKIGSTDYQVETNSAPNSIAALNALPIKTVNGATIYIRDVGNVRDGFPPQTNVVRVDGQRAALMTVQKTGDSSTLDIIANVRAQLPAIAAQLPAALKIKPISDQSVFVRAAISGVVREALIAACLTAAMILIFLGSWRSTVIIAVSIPLSVICSLLMLSALGETINIMTLGGLALAVGILVDDATVEIENINRNLEEGKEVEQAILDGAAQIAVPAFVSTISICIVFVPMFFLGGVARYLFVPLAEAVVFAMLASYFLSRTIVPTMAKYLLKGHEHDRAESVGKSRNPFIRFQIMFEHSFEKLRNWYHGVLSLCLEYRLTFLFAIAAFWVGSIVLLYPWLGQDFFPSVDGGQFKLHVRAHTGTRIEDTARLCDQIEDTIRKTIPADELGTVIDNIGIPYSGLNLSYSNSATVGTGDADILVTLAEKHRPTGEYTHTLRNRLTQQFPGTVFYYLPTDMVSQILNFGLPAQIDLQVVGQQLTQNRALAKEMMQKISRIPGTTDLRIQQPFNLPKWTVNVDRTRAQQVGYSQRDVATDVLIGLSGSFQTQPTFYLNPQNHVSYNIAVQTPQYDVQSLSQLENFPIATNGSNQQPQILRNLASIERGMEQGTVSHYNARSVIDIYGSVEGTDLATVATRIDALVKDTNAHLPRGTEIIVRGQIQTMRTSFVGLIVGLLFSIVLVYALIVVNFQSWLDPFIIITALPGALAGIVWLLFLTGTHISVPALTGAIMCVGVATANSILVVSFAKEQMELGLNSLDAALSAGYTRFRPVIMTALAMMIGMVPMALGLGDGGEQNAPLGRAVIGGLLLATFGTLTFVPVFFSFMHRNDPGITSPSTDEQLPEANA, translated from the coding sequence ATGTGGATTGTCCGTTTAGCGCTTAGGCGACCTTATACTTTCGTCGTCTTCTCGCTATTGCTCTTTATTGTTGGCCCCGTGGCGATGCTGCGCACGCCGGTCGATATTTTCCCGAATATCAACATCCCCGTGGTCTCGGTTGTCTGGAGTTACGCGGGACTTTCGCCGGGGGAGTTGAGCGATCGCATCGTTCTGCCGTTTGAGCGCAATCTAACCACAACGGTAAATGATATTGAGCACACTGAGTCGCAGACGTTGACCGGGGTCTCGGTTACAAAGATCTTCTTTCGTCCTTCAGTGAATATCTCGCAGGCCGTGGCGCAAGTGACGGCAATTGCTCAAACCCAGCTGCGACAGTATCCGCCGGGCACAACACCTCCCCTAGTGATTCAGTACAGCGCGTCCAGTGTTCCGGTTTTGCAGCTCGGGCTTTCGGGTGCAGGTCTCAGCGAACAGCAGTTGTACGACTTCGGAACGAATTTCATTAGGACCCAGCTTGCAACGGTCCAGGGCGCCTCTATGCCTTTCCCCTATGGAGGAAAGCAGAGACAGGTCCAGGTCGACATCAACACTGCGAAACTTCAAGCGTATGGACTTTCTCCTTCAGATGTTGTGAACGCGGTAAACGCACAGAACATCATCTTGCCAGCGGGAGATGTGAAGATAGGGTCGACCGATTACCAGGTAGAGACTAACAGTGCCCCCAACTCCATTGCGGCTCTGAATGCTCTTCCAATCAAGACGGTCAACGGTGCCACGATCTATATACGTGATGTCGGCAATGTACGAGATGGCTTTCCACCACAGACCAACGTGGTGCGTGTGGATGGACAACGTGCAGCTTTAATGACCGTTCAGAAAACCGGCGACTCTTCTACGCTGGACATCATTGCGAATGTGCGGGCGCAGTTGCCAGCCATTGCCGCGCAGTTGCCAGCCGCTCTCAAGATCAAGCCGATTTCAGATCAATCTGTATTTGTAAGGGCCGCCATTAGCGGTGTGGTCCGCGAGGCTCTAATTGCTGCTTGTTTGACTGCGGCGATGATTCTCATATTCCTTGGGAGTTGGAGATCGACCGTTATCATCGCGGTTTCGATTCCGCTTTCGGTCATTTGTTCGCTGCTGATGCTGTCAGCGCTGGGCGAAACGATCAACATCATGACGCTGGGCGGTCTTGCGTTGGCAGTGGGTATTCTCGTCGACGACGCCACGGTAGAGATCGAAAATATCAATCGAAATCTGGAAGAAGGTAAAGAAGTAGAGCAAGCGATTCTGGACGGAGCGGCACAGATCGCGGTTCCTGCCTTTGTGTCGACAATCTCGATCTGCATCGTGTTCGTACCAATGTTCTTTCTCGGTGGTGTAGCGCGGTATCTGTTTGTACCCCTGGCAGAAGCTGTTGTCTTCGCGATGCTTGCGTCCTACTTTCTCTCACGCACAATCGTGCCCACGATGGCGAAATACCTTCTAAAAGGGCATGAACATGATCGCGCGGAGTCAGTCGGAAAGAGTCGCAATCCCTTTATCCGATTTCAGATCATGTTTGAGCATAGCTTCGAGAAGCTGAGGAACTGGTACCACGGTGTACTGAGCCTGTGCCTTGAGTACCGTCTCACCTTTCTTTTCGCGATCGCGGCCTTCTGGGTCGGATCCATTGTGTTGCTCTATCCATGGCTTGGTCAGGATTTCTTCCCGTCGGTGGACGGCGGACAGTTCAAGCTACATGTGAGAGCACATACCGGGACGCGGATTGAAGATACTGCTCGCCTTTGCGATCAGATCGAAGACACGATCCGCAAGACCATCCCTGCCGATGAGCTTGGTACGGTTATCGATAACATTGGAATCCCGTACTCCGGACTGAATCTGTCGTATTCAAACTCGGCCACTGTGGGAACGGGAGACGCGGATATTCTGGTCACGCTCGCAGAAAAACATCGGCCAACAGGTGAGTACACGCATACTCTGCGGAACAGGCTGACGCAACAGTTTCCGGGGACGGTATTCTATTACCTTCCAACGGACATGGTGAGCCAAATTCTTAACTTTGGCTTGCCTGCACAGATCGATCTTCAAGTCGTCGGACAACAGCTCACACAGAATCGGGCTCTTGCCAAAGAGATGATGCAGAAGATCAGCAGGATTCCGGGCACAACCGACTTGCGAATCCAGCAACCGTTCAACCTGCCCAAGTGGACCGTCAATGTAGACAGGACACGGGCGCAACAGGTCGGATATAGCCAAAGGGATGTCGCCACAGATGTGTTGATCGGTCTAAGCGGAAGCTTTCAGACGCAGCCGACGTTCTATCTGAATCCGCAGAATCATGTCAGCTATAACATTGCTGTGCAGACGCCGCAATACGATGTACAGAGCCTTTCCCAACTCGAGAACTTCCCTATTGCGACCAATGGATCGAACCAGCAACCCCAGATTTTACGCAATCTGGCATCCATTGAACGCGGGATGGAACAAGGTACAGTCAGTCACTACAACGCCCGATCGGTGATCGATATTTATGGTTCAGTGGAGGGCACTGACCTGGCAACCGTGGCAACACGGATTGATGCGTTGGTGAAGGACACCAACGCACATCTGCCGCGAGGCACAGAGATCATCGTGCGCGGTCAGATACAAACGATGCGCACATCGTTTGTCGGACTTATCGTTGGCCTACTCTTTTCCATTGTTCTGGTCTATGCCTTGATCGTAGTGAACTTCCAGAGCTGGCTTGATCCGTTCATCATCATTACGGCTCTGCCGGGTGCTCTGGCCGGTATCGTGTGGCTGCTTTTCCTCACCGGGACGCATATCAGCGTCCCTGCACTCACGGGCGCCATTATGTGTGTGGGTGTTGCTACGGCTAATTCCATCCTTGTGGTGAGTTTCGCAAAAGAGCAGATGGAGCTTGGATTAAATTCCCTGGACGCAGCGCTCTCGGCGGGCTATACGCGTTTTCGCCCGGTCATTATGACGGCACTCGCGATGATGATCGGAATGGTGCCCATGGCGCTCGGTCTCGGAGATGGAGGTGAGCAAAACGCACCGCTGGGACGCGCCGTGATCGGTGGCTTGCTGCTGGCGACTTTTGGCACCCTGACGTTCGTACCGGTCTTCTTTTCCTTCATGCACCGCAACGATCCAGGCATTACTTCACCGTCCACAGACGAACAGCTCCCAGAGGCAAACGCATGA
- a CDS encoding efflux RND transporter periplasmic adaptor subunit, producing the protein MGVLVLLVLIAAVGLGALGVLKRKHSASNLKTYTDAMAAPTVELQQPVMQSTAQEIVLPGNMQAYTLAPIYARTTGYVKAWYHDIGSRVSKGELLAVIETPELDQQLMQARADLATAQSNAALAKTTSDRFGDLIGKNAVSQQDTDNAKSQYDARVTQVNSAEANVKRLEELQSFEKITAPFDGVVTARNIDTGQLISSTGSTTTAGAGTITGNKEIFDISANQVLRVFVNVPQINSPDAKSGVIATLTLPQYPGRSFPGRLVRTSDAVDPASRTLLAEVDVENKTGELLPGSYTEVHLHVSHAAPALIVPANALLLEQDGMRIATVDANHHVHLVRVTPGRDFGTTVEVLSGLQPGQAIVGNPSDSLSEGEEVRVVNPNASKPPMMAENKR; encoded by the coding sequence TTGGGCGTACTCGTGCTTCTTGTGTTGATCGCGGCGGTTGGCCTTGGCGCGCTCGGCGTATTGAAACGGAAACATTCAGCCTCGAATTTGAAGACGTATACCGATGCAATGGCTGCGCCGACAGTGGAGTTGCAGCAACCAGTGATGCAATCGACCGCCCAGGAGATCGTGCTTCCTGGCAATATGCAGGCCTACACGTTAGCGCCGATCTACGCGCGAACGACCGGCTATGTAAAAGCCTGGTATCACGACATCGGCAGTCGTGTAAGTAAGGGAGAGCTTCTAGCTGTGATCGAAACGCCAGAGCTTGACCAACAGCTAATGCAGGCCCGGGCTGACTTGGCTACTGCACAAAGCAATGCCGCGCTGGCGAAGACAACCTCAGACCGCTTTGGAGATCTGATCGGGAAAAATGCAGTTTCGCAGCAGGACACGGACAATGCGAAGAGCCAGTATGATGCCCGCGTCACGCAGGTAAACTCGGCCGAAGCGAATGTGAAACGTCTCGAGGAACTGCAATCCTTCGAAAAGATTACAGCTCCCTTCGATGGTGTGGTCACGGCCCGAAATATCGACACTGGGCAGCTCATCTCGAGCACTGGAAGTACAACCACTGCCGGCGCTGGAACGATCACCGGAAACAAAGAGATCTTCGATATTTCGGCAAACCAGGTGTTGCGCGTTTTTGTAAACGTACCCCAGATCAATTCACCCGATGCAAAGAGCGGCGTCATCGCAACATTGACGCTACCTCAATACCCCGGCCGTAGCTTCCCAGGACGACTCGTGCGAACCTCCGATGCGGTAGACCCGGCGAGCAGAACACTGCTTGCTGAAGTGGATGTTGAAAATAAGACGGGAGAACTGCTCCCAGGAAGCTACACCGAAGTTCACCTGCATGTATCGCATGCGGCTCCAGCGCTGATCGTTCCCGCCAATGCGCTTCTTCTGGAGCAGGACGGTATGCGGATTGCCACAGTCGACGCGAATCATCATGTGCACCTGGTTCGAGTCACTCCAGGTCGCGACTTTGGTACGACCGTCGAGGTATTGAGTGGATTGCAGCCCGGACAAGCAATCGTGGGCAATCCTTCAGATTCGCTTTCGGAGGGCGAAGAGGTTCGCGTGGTGAATCCAAACGCGTCCAAGCCTCCAATGATGGCGGAGAACAAACGATGA
- a CDS encoding efflux transporter outer membrane subunit, giving the protein MSARGISSMAALLGLLVIAGCKVGPNYKAPAMPAPPAYSDNGHNGNWTEAEPADGADRGSWWAIYKDEKLNSLEQQCATANQNIAAALHAYEQAHDLVRENKASLYPTVSLSGFASRNRISNTRPLLPANAQHDYWDFLIPLNISWEPDLWGRIRRQIESSAANAQASAANLASTRLSLQGMLAVTYLQIRGIDLQSQLLRSTIDAFSESLKLTQDRLTGGLASESDVEQAKAQLEEARAQLIDLGVQRAQFEDAIAVLVGIPATGFHIAELPLVGDPPSIPTGLPSELLQRRPDIATSERLISSSNALIGVAKSAYYPSVVLGANGGIESSQVSDVFNAGSALWSAGPSVNEVLIDGGRRRAQVDFAIAQREQAAALYRQQVLSAFRDVEDQLAALRVLADEATVQDRAVAAAKRSTDLSMMRYKRGLAQYLEVLTNQTIELNDERAAAALTARRIVASAQLQIALGGGWDSALLPKN; this is encoded by the coding sequence ATGAGTGCCCGGGGTATATCGAGCATGGCTGCGCTGTTAGGGTTGCTGGTAATCGCCGGATGCAAGGTCGGCCCAAACTATAAGGCTCCCGCCATGCCGGCCCCTCCTGCGTATTCCGATAACGGGCACAACGGAAACTGGACAGAAGCAGAGCCTGCGGACGGTGCCGATCGTGGCTCATGGTGGGCTATCTACAAAGATGAAAAGCTGAATTCCCTCGAACAACAGTGCGCCACCGCCAACCAGAATATTGCTGCGGCATTGCATGCTTATGAACAAGCGCACGACCTGGTTCGAGAGAACAAGGCTTCCCTTTATCCAACCGTGTCCCTGAGTGGTTTCGCGAGTCGAAACCGAATCTCAAATACACGTCCCCTGCTACCGGCAAATGCTCAGCATGATTATTGGGATTTTTTGATTCCTCTCAATATCTCATGGGAGCCGGATCTCTGGGGCCGCATTCGGAGACAGATTGAGTCAAGTGCAGCGAATGCACAGGCAAGCGCAGCCAATCTTGCAAGTACGCGGCTCAGCCTTCAAGGAATGCTGGCGGTCACCTATCTGCAGATACGAGGGATTGATCTACAGTCGCAGTTATTGCGGTCGACGATCGATGCTTTTTCTGAGTCATTGAAGCTAACACAGGATCGGCTGACGGGTGGCCTCGCGTCCGAAAGCGATGTCGAGCAGGCAAAGGCGCAGCTTGAAGAAGCGCGTGCGCAGTTGATCGACCTCGGCGTACAACGCGCACAATTTGAAGATGCGATCGCCGTGCTGGTAGGCATACCAGCCACCGGCTTTCATATTGCGGAGCTGCCGCTTGTTGGCGATCCTCCGAGTATCCCTACAGGGCTTCCCTCCGAACTACTGCAACGTCGGCCGGACATTGCAACTTCGGAACGCCTGATCTCATCGTCGAACGCGCTCATCGGCGTAGCAAAATCTGCCTACTATCCCAGTGTCGTACTGGGCGCTAACGGTGGCATTGAAAGCTCGCAGGTCAGCGATGTATTCAACGCCGGTAGCGCCTTATGGAGCGCTGGTCCAAGCGTGAATGAAGTGCTTATCGACGGAGGTCGTCGAAGAGCCCAGGTAGATTTTGCGATCGCTCAACGCGAACAAGCAGCCGCGCTCTACAGACAGCAGGTCCTCTCTGCATTCCGCGATGTAGAAGATCAACTTGCAGCACTCCGCGTATTGGCAGACGAGGCCACTGTACAAGATCGAGCGGTGGCAGCGGCGAAGAGAAGCACGGACCTCTCCATGATGCGGTATAAGCGAGGCCTCGCTCAGTATCTTGAAGTGCTAACGAACCAAACGATTGAGCTGAATGATGAGCGTGCTGCGGCAGCATTGACCGCTCGGAGAATCGTTGCAAGCGCACAGTTGCAAATCGCGCTGGGAGGCGGATGGGATAGTGCCCTCCTGCCTAAGAACTAG